From a single Lewinella sp. LCG006 genomic region:
- a CDS encoding aldehyde dehydrogenase family protein, with the protein MDKSFLKKLGLKTNNHGTSTGLETTTSGKYITSYSPVDGEMIGKVSKTTREEYDAMMDKALVAFKEWRMVPAPQRGEVVRQYGEALRKCKDPLGRLVSYEMGKSLQEGFGEVQEMIDICDFAVGLSRQLYGLTIQSERSRHRMMEQWHPLGVVGVISAFNFPVAVWSWNAMLALVCGDVIVWKASEKAPLCSVACQNIFRDVLKANNVPEGVSNIINGDYKVGEFMTKDTRVPLVSATGSTRMGKIVAATVAQRLGNSLLELGGNNAIIVTPHADLELVLTGAVFGAVGTCGQRCTSTRRLIVHEDMYDVIKKNLVKAYGQLRIGDPLDENNHVGPLIDKDAVAMYLDSIAKAKAEGAKFIVEGGVLEGAGYESGCYVKPCIAEAENHYEIVQHETFAPILYLMKYKTIEEAIEIQNAVPQGLSSAIMTNNMREAERFLSPEGSDCGIANVNIGTSGAEIGGAFGGEKETGGGRESGSDAWKVYMRRQTNTINYSTKLPLAQGIKFDF; encoded by the coding sequence ATGGATAAATCCTTCCTCAAGAAACTCGGACTGAAAACCAACAACCATGGTACCAGTACCGGTTTGGAAACCACTACATCCGGAAAATACATTACTTCTTACTCCCCTGTTGATGGTGAGATGATCGGTAAAGTAAGCAAAACCACCCGCGAAGAATACGATGCAATGATGGATAAAGCCCTCGTTGCTTTCAAAGAATGGCGGATGGTGCCAGCACCACAACGAGGTGAAGTTGTACGCCAGTACGGCGAAGCGTTGCGCAAATGCAAAGACCCACTAGGCCGCTTGGTCAGCTACGAAATGGGCAAAAGCCTGCAAGAAGGCTTTGGTGAAGTACAAGAGATGATCGACATCTGTGACTTTGCCGTTGGCTTGTCACGCCAACTTTACGGCCTTACGATCCAGAGTGAGCGCTCTCGTCACCGGATGATGGAGCAGTGGCATCCGCTTGGTGTTGTGGGGGTAATCTCTGCCTTCAACTTCCCCGTAGCCGTATGGTCATGGAATGCTATGCTAGCACTCGTTTGCGGAGACGTAATCGTTTGGAAAGCTTCAGAAAAAGCACCTTTGTGTAGTGTTGCCTGTCAGAATATCTTCCGGGATGTATTGAAAGCCAACAACGTCCCCGAAGGAGTGAGCAACATCATCAACGGTGATTACAAAGTAGGCGAGTTCATGACCAAAGATACCCGTGTGCCGCTGGTAAGTGCTACTGGTAGTACCCGCATGGGTAAGATTGTTGCCGCAACCGTAGCCCAGCGTTTGGGCAATAGCCTATTGGAATTGGGTGGCAACAATGCCATTATCGTCACCCCACACGCTGATCTTGAATTGGTACTAACCGGTGCGGTATTCGGTGCAGTAGGTACTTGTGGACAGCGTTGTACCTCTACCCGTCGCCTGATCGTGCACGAAGACATGTACGATGTCATTAAGAAAAATCTGGTAAAGGCCTACGGTCAGCTCCGTATCGGTGACCCACTGGATGAAAACAACCACGTAGGGCCCCTCATCGACAAAGATGCTGTAGCCATGTACCTCGACTCCATTGCGAAAGCTAAAGCGGAAGGCGCCAAATTCATCGTAGAAGGCGGTGTGTTGGAAGGAGCAGGTTACGAAAGCGGCTGCTACGTGAAACCTTGCATTGCGGAAGCAGAAAACCACTACGAGATTGTACAGCACGAAACCTTCGCCCCTATCCTGTACCTGATGAAGTACAAGACCATCGAAGAAGCTATCGAAATTCAAAACGCTGTTCCACAAGGCCTTAGTAGTGCCATCATGACCAACAACATGCGTGAAGCGGAGCGCTTCCTGTCTCCTGAAGGTTCTGATTGTGGCATTGCCAACGTCAATATCGGCACCAGTGGTGCGGAAATCGGCGGTGCCTTTGGTGGAGAGAAAGAAACTGGTGGTGGCCGTGAATCTGGCTCTGATGCCTGGAAGGTTTATATGCGTCGCCAGACCAATACGATCAACTACAGCACCAAGCTGCCATTGGCACAAGGAATCAAGTTTGATTTTTAG
- a CDS encoding GatB/YqeY domain-containing protein has product MSLEQTIMQDLKTAMKAKDQAALRGVRAIKAAITMAKTDGTGQEIDSAAEIKMLQKLIKQRQDSLKIFEDQNREDLAIKEREEIEVIQRYLPEQMSDEELETRIKAIIQETGATSMKDMGKVMGAANKAFAGKADGKAISAKVKALLSA; this is encoded by the coding sequence ATGAGTTTAGAGCAAACGATCATGCAGGATCTCAAAACTGCCATGAAAGCCAAAGACCAAGCCGCGCTGCGGGGAGTACGAGCTATCAAAGCAGCCATTACCATGGCTAAGACCGATGGTACCGGCCAGGAAATTGATAGTGCTGCTGAAATCAAAATGTTACAAAAGTTGATCAAACAGCGCCAGGATTCCCTAAAGATTTTTGAAGACCAAAACCGGGAAGATTTGGCTATCAAAGAGCGCGAAGAAATTGAAGTCATCCAACGTTACCTCCCCGAGCAAATGAGCGACGAGGAGTTGGAGACGCGCATCAAAGCAATTATCCAGGAAACAGGTGCTACCAGCATGAAAGATATGGGGAAAGTGATGGGAGCCGCTAATAAAGCCTTTGCGGGCAAAGCCGATGGCAAGGCCATCTCTGCTAAAGTGAAGGCACTGCTAAGTGCATAA
- the pdxA gene encoding 4-hydroxythreonine-4-phosphate dehydrogenase PdxA has product MHKPKIGISIGDINGIGPEVIIKTLADDRILNQCTPVIYGSSKVMSYHKNIVNPDFHFHACREVDQSASGKVNVYNCWQETVNIELGQANTESGQYAAIALERAVTDLKDKKIDALVTAPINKHAMQLGGGFPFPGHTEYITDQLGAKESLMFMVSGGLRIGLATNHVPVSEIVHLLNKELIIQKLRLMHHTLKMDFGIERPAIAVLGLNPHAGDNGLLGDAEEKIIRPAVVESKKGGILAVGPFSADGFFGAGQYQKFDGILAMYHDQGLIPFKLLAFGNGVNYTAGLSGIRTSPDHGTAYDLAGKNEADPASFREALFQAIDISRQRSTYLEMHENPLKVNAKKAATEEDEEIIPEED; this is encoded by the coding sequence ATGCATAAGCCCAAAATAGGCATTAGTATTGGCGATATCAATGGCATTGGCCCCGAGGTAATTATAAAAACCTTGGCGGATGATCGTATCCTGAACCAGTGTACACCGGTAATTTATGGTTCGAGCAAAGTTATGTCATACCATAAAAATATTGTTAATCCTGATTTTCATTTTCATGCTTGCCGGGAAGTCGACCAGTCGGCCTCAGGCAAGGTGAATGTTTATAATTGTTGGCAGGAAACCGTCAATATTGAGCTTGGGCAGGCCAATACGGAGAGTGGCCAGTATGCTGCCATCGCTCTGGAGCGTGCAGTGACCGATTTGAAGGATAAAAAAATTGACGCACTGGTTACGGCACCCATCAACAAGCACGCAATGCAGTTGGGGGGAGGTTTTCCTTTTCCGGGGCACACCGAGTACATCACGGATCAGCTTGGCGCTAAAGAAAGCTTGATGTTTATGGTGAGTGGTGGTCTGCGGATTGGCCTGGCTACCAATCACGTGCCAGTATCTGAGATTGTTCACCTCTTGAACAAAGAGCTGATTATCCAGAAGTTGCGTTTGATGCATCACACCCTGAAGATGGATTTTGGCATAGAGCGGCCCGCCATTGCGGTATTGGGTTTGAACCCTCATGCTGGCGATAATGGACTGTTAGGAGATGCAGAAGAAAAAATCATCCGACCAGCAGTAGTAGAGTCAAAGAAGGGGGGGATCCTTGCGGTTGGGCCATTTTCAGCTGATGGCTTCTTTGGGGCTGGTCAGTACCAGAAATTTGATGGTATTTTGGCCATGTACCACGACCAGGGATTGATTCCATTCAAATTGTTGGCTTTCGGTAATGGAGTGAATTATACTGCGGGCCTTTCTGGCATCAGGACTTCCCCTGATCACGGTACAGCTTACGACTTGGCGGGTAAAAACGAGGCCGATCCTGCCAGTTTCCGTGAAGCGCTATTTCAGGCGATTGATATTTCGCGTCAGCGTAGTACCTACTTAGAGATGCACGAAAATCCGCTGAAAGTCAACGCTAAAAAAGCAGCGACGGAAGAGGACGAGGAAATTATTCCCGAAGAGGATTAA
- a CDS encoding lipoprotein signal peptidase — protein sequence MKNSNLVIGIVLLVLIVDQTIKVWVKTHMLYGEMIPIFGWDRALIHFVENEGMAFGQRFNIPHGKLILSLFRILAATFLVFFIRSLLRSPEIAKGLVISFALILAGALGNIIDSTFYGLLFSASYSHGLPAEFLPPGGGYSSFLHGKVVDMLYFPLFEIQLPSWIPRLGGRPMLFFGPVFNLADVAISWGVVQILFFHRSFFQQASPAEGQLQKEEEE from the coding sequence TTGAAGAATTCTAATTTGGTGATCGGGATCGTTTTACTGGTTTTGATCGTTGATCAAACGATCAAAGTGTGGGTGAAAACGCATATGCTTTACGGCGAAATGATTCCTATATTTGGTTGGGACCGAGCACTTATTCACTTCGTGGAAAACGAAGGAATGGCCTTTGGTCAGCGCTTCAACATTCCTCATGGAAAGCTTATTCTTAGCCTGTTTAGAATATTAGCAGCCACCTTTTTGGTATTCTTTATCCGGAGTTTACTAAGAAGCCCAGAGATTGCTAAAGGCTTGGTTATCAGCTTTGCGCTAATTTTGGCCGGAGCACTTGGGAATATAATTGACAGCACCTTCTATGGCTTGCTTTTTTCAGCTTCTTATTCGCATGGATTACCAGCAGAGTTTTTACCACCGGGTGGTGGCTACAGCTCTTTTCTGCACGGAAAAGTGGTAGATATGTTATATTTTCCACTTTTTGAAATACAATTACCTTCGTGGATTCCTCGTCTTGGAGGTAGGCCCATGCTGTTTTTTGGCCCAGTTTTTAATCTTGCTGATGTGGCCATTAGCTGGGGCGTAGTTCAAATACTCTTTTTTCATCGTAGCTTTTTCCAACAAGCATCGCCAGCAGAAGGACAATTGCAAAAAGAAGAGGAAGAATAA
- a CDS encoding ArsR/SmtB family transcription factor produces the protein MRKKSNNRVLIDDEKLEVSSEILRALAHPLRMKILSFIDKHGSVNVNKIYNTLQLEQSITSQHLRILRLANLVDTKRRGKYVVYEIAYDKLGDTIDSVRTFIEEFNA, from the coding sequence ATGAGAAAGAAATCGAACAATCGCGTACTAATCGACGATGAGAAGCTTGAAGTGTCATCCGAAATTCTCCGGGCTTTGGCCCACCCACTACGCATGAAAATTTTGTCTTTTATCGACAAACACGGCTCCGTAAATGTCAATAAAATCTATAATACCCTGCAATTAGAGCAGTCGATTACTTCCCAACACTTACGCATTCTCCGCTTAGCTAATCTGGTGGATACCAAGCGAAGAGGTAAATATGTCGTTTACGAAATTGCCTACGATAAATTAGGAGATACGATTGATTCTGTCAGGACTTTTATCGAAGAGTTTAATGCTTAG
- a CDS encoding ArsR/SmtB family transcription factor: MEKQKIESVTLTNKGNDNIQLDYAELRKAVIVLRAVNHKLRQQIIDLLEENGSMAVTDIYVSLRLEQSVASQHLAILRRAGVVDTERQGKYIYYALDQDRLAQIGKLVEELAAG; the protein is encoded by the coding sequence ATGGAAAAACAGAAGATTGAATCGGTAACTTTAACCAACAAAGGAAACGATAATATCCAGTTGGATTATGCCGAGTTACGTAAAGCAGTGATTGTTTTGCGGGCGGTTAACCACAAGTTACGCCAACAAATTATTGACCTGCTTGAAGAGAACGGAAGCATGGCCGTTACAGATATTTATGTAAGCCTGCGCCTTGAGCAGTCAGTAGCTTCTCAGCACCTCGCTATCTTGCGCCGTGCCGGAGTAGTAGATACCGAGCGACAAGGAAAGTATATTTATTATGCTTTGGACCAGGATCGCCTAGCACAGATTGGCAAATTGGTTGAAGAATTAGCCGCTGGCTAA
- a CDS encoding MGMT family protein, with translation MKELPKYYENVYDVVRLIPRGRITNYGAIASFLSLGSARMVGWALNAGLHIGDVPAHRVVNRKGELSGRGHFATPTLMQERLEAEGITVIDDKVVNFDHYFWSPDSLLA, from the coding sequence ATGAAAGAACTTCCTAAATACTACGAAAACGTTTACGATGTGGTGCGCCTGATTCCCCGAGGACGGATCACCAATTATGGTGCCATTGCCAGTTTTCTCTCGTTGGGGTCGGCTAGAATGGTGGGATGGGCCTTGAACGCGGGGCTGCATATCGGCGACGTCCCAGCTCATCGGGTTGTAAACAGAAAAGGAGAACTCAGTGGTCGGGGGCATTTTGCGACGCCCACCCTGATGCAAGAGCGGCTAGAAGCCGAAGGCATCACCGTCATTGATGATAAAGTCGTAAATTTTGACCACTACTTCTGGTCCCCAGATAGTTTACTCGCATAA
- a CDS encoding N-(5'-phosphoribosyl)anthranilate isomerase, whose product MLSTKVKASAITHLTDARYFAAWETEWLGFMLSPGSETSVELQLVAALREWVDGVKICGEFGLATLPEIEAAIDVLGLETIQLGMLTPLAHLQALKGKVEIIQEIVVEAYLPAEDLAELLEERKDFVDFFLLQFSKGGLTWPDIQQGTPFGVAQLAQWATQYPLLLDLPLAGTTPTQFMEEIPVKGFSVEGAEEEKVGVKSFDELDEFFEDLEVLI is encoded by the coding sequence ATGTTATCTACTAAAGTCAAAGCAAGTGCCATTACCCACCTGACCGACGCCCGTTATTTTGCGGCCTGGGAAACAGAATGGCTAGGCTTTATGCTTTCTCCAGGATCGGAAACTTCTGTGGAACTACAGTTGGTGGCCGCACTAAGGGAGTGGGTTGATGGGGTGAAAATTTGTGGAGAGTTTGGCTTAGCTACCCTGCCGGAAATTGAAGCCGCTATTGATGTTTTGGGCTTGGAGACCATACAATTGGGGATGCTGACGCCATTGGCACATTTGCAAGCGCTAAAAGGAAAAGTAGAAATCATCCAGGAAATTGTTGTAGAGGCTTACCTGCCCGCGGAGGATTTGGCAGAGCTGCTGGAAGAACGCAAAGACTTTGTAGATTTTTTCTTGCTACAATTCAGTAAAGGTGGACTTACCTGGCCGGATATCCAACAGGGTACCCCTTTTGGCGTAGCGCAATTGGCACAATGGGCAACACAATATCCCTTATTGCTTGATTTGCCCTTGGCGGGAACGACTCCTACACAATTCATGGAAGAAATACCTGTCAAAGGATTTAGTGTAGAGGGTGCTGAAGAGGAAAAAGTAGGAGTGAAAAGTTTTGACGAATTGGATGAATTCTTCGAAGATTTAGAAGTACTGATATGA
- a CDS encoding TrkH family potassium uptake protein — protein MINYRIISRVLGVLLLIIGLLMWTGIPISWYYESKDMESLVWSGLICLLIGGLLRLPRLGSDRSVKKREGYLIVALGWLVMVLFGMLPYLLSGVIPSIPDAIFETASGMTTTGASVLTDIEAQPPGILYWRSLTQWIGGMGIIVLTVAIFPLLGIGGVELFVAEAPGPTSDKLHPRISETAKRLWLIYVGLTFVLAVLLFLEGMSIYEAVNHALTTMATGGFSTRNSSMAAFSPLIQYTVCFFMFLAGTNYTIIYFGLKGKLRRVWSSDEFKAYTFIILFFSLCVTIAVHSVVDVSWEQAFRDSSFQIVSLITTTGFVSADYTSWSVGLTLFFFILLFVGACAGSTSGGIKIIRNLVFFKNSILEFKRILHPRAVVPLRLNGEIVKGRIITHIIIFLLLYLSLFMIGSLLLAAMGLDFMTAIGAVATCLGNVGPGIGKVGPVDNFAWLSSEIKLVLSFLMLLGRLELFTILVLFTPYFWKAN, from the coding sequence ATGATCAACTATCGCATTATTAGCCGTGTTTTAGGTGTCCTTCTACTCATCATTGGCTTATTGATGTGGACGGGTATTCCAATTTCCTGGTATTACGAAAGCAAGGATATGGAATCGCTCGTTTGGTCGGGGTTGATTTGCCTCCTCATTGGAGGGCTGCTGCGTTTACCGAGGTTGGGATCCGATCGGTCGGTCAAGAAAAGGGAAGGGTATTTGATTGTTGCCTTAGGTTGGTTGGTCATGGTGCTTTTCGGGATGCTGCCCTATTTGCTCAGTGGAGTTATCCCTAGCATCCCTGATGCCATTTTCGAAACCGCCTCAGGAATGACGACTACTGGGGCCTCCGTGCTCACCGATATTGAGGCCCAACCTCCGGGTATCCTTTATTGGCGAAGCCTCACTCAGTGGATCGGCGGCATGGGAATCATAGTACTTACCGTAGCAATATTTCCCTTACTGGGGATTGGTGGCGTAGAACTTTTTGTAGCCGAAGCCCCCGGGCCTACCAGTGATAAACTGCATCCACGGATCAGTGAAACTGCTAAACGGCTCTGGCTGATTTATGTTGGCCTAACTTTTGTTCTTGCCGTACTCCTTTTTCTAGAAGGGATGTCGATTTACGAGGCTGTTAATCACGCACTTACTACGATGGCTACGGGTGGTTTTTCTACGCGCAACAGCAGTATGGCTGCCTTCTCTCCCCTCATCCAGTATACGGTCTGTTTCTTCATGTTTCTGGCGGGGACGAACTACACGATTATTTACTTTGGCTTGAAGGGCAAGCTGCGCAGAGTTTGGTCGAGCGACGAATTCAAGGCTTACACCTTTATCATCCTGTTTTTTAGCCTTTGCGTAACGATAGCCGTGCATTCAGTGGTCGATGTGAGTTGGGAGCAAGCTTTCCGAGACAGCAGTTTTCAAATTGTTTCCTTGATTACGACTACGGGTTTCGTTTCGGCAGACTACACTAGCTGGTCGGTAGGCCTGACACTCTTTTTCTTTATCCTACTTTTTGTGGGAGCCTGTGCGGGGTCTACCAGTGGAGGAATCAAGATTATTCGGAATTTGGTCTTCTTTAAGAATTCCATCCTGGAATTTAAGCGTATTCTTCATCCCAGGGCTGTAGTGCCTCTACGCCTGAATGGCGAAATTGTAAAGGGGAGGATCATCACCCATATCATTATTTTTCTGCTGCTTTATCTTTCCTTGTTTATGATCGGATCGCTTTTGTTGGCAGCGATGGGCTTAGATTTCATGACCGCCATTGGAGCCGTTGCTACTTGTCTGGGTAATGTAGGCCCGGGTATTGGAAAAGTAGGCCCGGTCGATAACTTTGCCTGGCTATCCAGTGAGATAAAATTGGTGCTTAGTTTTCTGATGTTATTAGGGCGTTTGGAGTTATTTACGATACTGGTATTGTTTACGCCTTATTTCTGGAA